AGGCAATATTTGATGTTTTAGGCTGGAATGTCGAGATAAAGCCCATAAAGTCAAACGAGCTCAACAGGCTGGCGAAGAGGCCAAGGTTCTCTGCGCTGAAGAATGAAAAGCTGGAAAAAATTGGGCTAAGAATGAGACATTGGAGAGAAGCCTTGGAAGAGTATTTAAAGGAGAAGGGTTACGTGTAGAGGTCTTCGGATTAAGACGAGGCTCTCAAGAAGTACAGCGAATAGTCCCCCAATGTCTCCCATAGTGCTCCCATCCTTGGATGCTTTTTCTTGAGCTTTTCTACCAAGGAATTTTACCTCAGCAGACCTCCATACATTGAAGCAAAAACTGAGATGGTGAAGTCGCTGTTCATTAACAGCTATCCTACGATGTTTAGAGTTTATTCTTTAGAGGACCTTCTTGCAAAGAAAATTGTTGCTCTATACAACCGTATGGAGGGCAAGGACATTTATGATGTCTTTCATACCCTCGACATGAAGTTTGAGATGGAAAAATTCCTGAAAGCGTTGGAGCTTAACACAAAGTTTTACCTCATCGAGGGAGATTTCTGGGACGAGTTAATCAGAAATTTAAGTCAGGCAAAGAAAAATGCCCTTCAGATCGGCAGTTCAACCAACCACTTTATTTCCAAGAGCCTCCGCCCGAACTAGGAGGAGCTAATTGAAAGCCTAGGCTTCAGGATAGAAGAACTTTTTAAATGACAGCCTTTAAAGCAAAGGAGGGAAGTGAGTCTCATGAGTGAGTCAAGTCAGGCTTTGCAAAGGATTGTGAGGGGGACAGGGATAGTTTTTGCTGGGACTCTTATTTTGATGTTCTTTGGATTTTTGAGTAGGGCTATAATGGCAAGGTACTTCTCTGTGAGCGAGTATGGAGTGTTTAACCTAGCTTTAACAGTTCTGAGCATCGTCCTTGTTGTGGCGACGCTGGGCTTTCAGAATTCTCTTCCCAAGGAAGTGGCGTTTTACAGGGAGAGGAAGCCTTCGAGAGTTAGAGAGCTGGTTCCAATATTGTAAACTATATTTTAAACTTCAGTCTTTGGACATTAAATCTCAATGAAATCATTATATTTTTCGTCGTCCTTTGCAAATTCTTGGAGCCTTTTGGCTCTTTCGGCAAGGTAATCACAACCAGTCCTTTCCAAGGAGCTGATAAAGTTGTATGGTAAAACGTTCAAAAATTTCCTTAGTTCTTCTTTCTTTATTTCTGGAGGAACTTCTTGCAGTCTTTCTATTATTAACTCCAGTTCCAGTAAGCATTGGCTCAAAGCATGTTCAAGGTTTTTCTTGATTTCAGGGACAAAGTAGAGTGGATATAAGAATATAACAAGATCCGCAAAAATTACCCTAAAGATGGGCTCTATCATGTTTAATATCCATGTCGCTTCATTCTGACTTATTCTGCCACTCTCAAATTGATCAACTGTATACAGGGCGAGAGAACGCAATATGTGGGTTAATCCTTCGATAAATGCCAATATCGATTCGAACTCCGCTAAATCAGATTTTTCTATTCTCTTTTCCTCTATCTCCCTTGCCATGGTTTTTATTTTATTTGAAAAATTATTTCGCATATATTCCCCGATTTTTCTAAGGATGTATGCAGTAGCTCCTACGTTTTGTGATTGAATGCTTTTGGAAGATATTCTGTAGATTTTCCAAAGTGTATCCCCTTCCGTAATGCTATAGATTTTTAAGAACTTGTCAATAAGCACTTTTGGATTGAACAGAATGAAAGAATCATATACAAAAAGAGGGAGGATTATGAGATTAAATGTGCCCCATATGTATGCCAAGCGTAGTGAAGAGGGGTTAAGGTTTCCTGCATTTTGTAACAATGTTAACATCAGGACAATTGAAGCTGCATAAGAAATAAATACCAGCCAGAATTCAATGTTTTTGCGATATACGTTGAGAACAACTTCTGAATACTCTTTTAGTGTGAGCTGAACTCCCACAAGCATCATGGTTATGTATATAGCTATAATTGTTCCCTCCACTTGGGCCAATGCACTCAGGAAGTATCTAATATCCTCTGGATCAACATTTTGAAAGAATCCGAGCTCTAAAAAGATATACACTATCTCCACACTTATTATAAGGGACAGGATATAGGATGGCAGGGGTTCATGTTCTTTTAGTGCCCTTATTAATCCGTGCATGAGGATATTAAGAAGTTTTTGACTTAAAAGCGTTAGTACTAAGAGAGCAGATAATACAGCAATTTTAAAAAGCTAAGTATTTCATCAAATTTTTGAGCGAGGTGCAATCATGAACACAGTCCAGAGAATTGCAAAGAATATGGCTGTGCTATTTCTTGCCAGAATCGTTAGTATGCTATTCGGATTTTTCTATGTGATGTATACTGCAAGACATTTGGGTCCGGCGAATTATGGTATCCTATCATTTGCCTTAGCTTTAAATGGCATATTTGGGGTTATCGCCAACTTTGGCCTTGATCCTTTGACCGTCAGAGAGGTTGCGAGAGATAAGACCCTGGCAAGGAAATATCTTGCAAATGGACTTGTACTGAAGCTGTTATTCGGAACACTAACATTTTTGATTGTTTTTGTAGTTGTGAATCTCTTAGGCTATCCCGAAATCACGAGAAAAGTTGTATACATAATAACCCTGTCTACTATCATTGCAGGACTAAATAATCTGTTCAATGACATCTATCAAGCGTTTGAGAGAATGGAGTTTATATCCATCGGGCAGATTCTGCAGAGTGTGTGTTCTTTGATTTTTGCGATAATTGCGATAAAGCTCGGCTTGAACGTGGTGTATTTTGCGGTGATTTATCTTATTGTGAATTCGATTGTTTTGGGGTATCATGTCGTTATAACAACCTGGAAGTTTTTAAAGCCAAAGATTGAGGTTGATTTCAACTTTTGGAAAAGCGTTGTAAGGGAAGCGTGGCCGTTTGCTGTGACATCTATTTTTGTATCAATTTATTATCAAATTGACATTGTGATGCTCTCTTATATGAAAGGAGACAAAATTGTTGGATGGTATAATGCAGCATATAGACTAGTATTGATATTATTAATTATCCCACAAATTTATTTTGCTACTGTCTATCCAGTAATGTCAAAATTTTATAGTATTTCAAAGGATAGCCTTAGGTCCATCTTTGAACGCTCTTTCAAATATATGATGATAATTGGTATTTCAATTGGTCTTGGAATAACGTTATTGGCTGATAAGATTATTCTATTAGTCTATGGAGATGAGTTCGCGCCAGCAACAATTGCTTTACAGATTTTAGTCTGGTCAGAAGTTATATCTTTTGTGAATATAGTTTTTGCTAATCTCTTAAATGCAACTAATAATTCATTACTAAACACTAAACAAACACTAATTTCAGCTATTTTAAATGTGATACTCAATTTCATCCTAATCCCCAAGTATAGCTACATTGGTGCTGGTTTAGCAACAGTATTAACAAAAATAGTATCTTTAATAATACTCATAAAATTTATTAAAAGGTTAGACTTTATGCCAAGATTGAAATGGTTTGACAAGGAAGATATAGAAATATTTAAGACTGTTTTAGGACTAAGGAGGTGAAGAAAATGACCTTTGCAATTTATTTTTCAAAGAAATATAATGTATACCTAAAAAATTCCGAAGAATTTTTGCCTTATATGAACCCACAATTCTATTTCTATAACTATGATACAAGCCTTCTAGAGAAGATAAATATGTTGCAAGCTAAACTTAACTATTTAATCCAAGCTTTGAGTAATGGAAGTTACTTTGATATTAAATCAGTATTATTTAACTCGTTAAATACTATTAATATCTCATATATTAGGAATGATTTACTTTTTATTAAATATTTGTTAGAGAGCATAGAAAGTACCGAGAAAACAGAAAATAAAAAAGAAGTATTGTATATCTCATCAGTAATAAATAATATCTGTACAAAGAAAAAAGCACACATCTTTGAGGTTTTATTCATTATCAAATATATATATCAGTTACTACATAACTACGTAGACTTATTTGATTTAAAAAATAGAACTAAAATAATTAATGTCAAAACCAGAGCTATGGAAAATCTCAATGACCTTCCTGCTACAGTATCACCCATATTGCTGTCTTTAAAGGGGTATGTCTCAAATAATCTAAAGGACTACATAGTCGATTTCTATATTCATGGAAGCATATCAACAAAAGACTTTACCAAGTTTAGTGACTTAGATACTGCAATAATATTAAAAGATGACACGCTTTTAGACATTGATAAGTTTGCAAGGTTTCTCAAAAGTAATTTTCGTTCCATAAAGTATTGCTATCAATTTAACTTGTTGCATCACCATGGACATTACATATTAACTGAGCGTGATCTTCAATATTATAATCAGGCTGTATTACCAGCAGAAGTATTTAGATATTCAACTCCACTATTTGGGAATGAAGAGATAAGATTTAATGTTAGAGATTCTACATTTGAACATTTTAGCTTGGTATGGAATGTGATTCAATATTTCAGAAGAAGTTACGTTTTACATTTCAAGAATATTAACAATATGTATAAATTTAGGTTTTTCGTAGCAACTATTTTATTTCTCCCCGTGATTTTTCTCGAAACTAAGGGGATTTATGTATATAAAAAATACTCATTTGATTTAGCAAAGAGGTATTTCTCTACTGAAGAATGGGAAGCAGTTGAAATTGCCAGCGAATTTTGGAGGAACTGGGATTATAAACCGCCATTTCTAGTTAGATTAAGTTCAATTATCTCCTTAAGGCTTATGCACAACTATAAGATATTTGACTCATTTTTAGCAAATTATCCAAGTAAATTACCATCATCAATTCAAAAGACAATTTCAAGAGAAAAATTTTTTGAAAAGTCTATAATTTTTAGTGAAGCTATAGCAGATGACTTATATCATTCCTTTATAAAACTGTGGAGGTGGAACCGATGAGAGAATTTTATTTTTATGGATACCCTACTCAGCTTTCGATTTCTACATATGAGGAAGTTCTAAGTGAGTATGTAGATTTAATTTCTCAAGATGACAACGTCTTAGCAGTGTATCAAAGTGGAAGCATTTCTGTCCCAGGCATCTCAGATTTAGACATTTTCATAGTGTTGGATGATCCCTTTAATAAAAATACAATAGAGGTACTTAGGAACTGGAGAAGAGATATGACATCAAGATACATATTTTACCATTCACCATTTATTATATCAAAAGAAGATTTCCCCAGCATAAAATATGTCCATACAGCATTTAATTTGAGAAGGATATATGGTAGTGAGATACCAATTATAAATCCTAGCAATGATGAGATAACCTTTATTAAAATCCTAAATATCCTAGATTGGTCTTATATATTGACAGTTTCTCTTTCAGAAATGTTCCTTCGTCGTAAGATACATATGCGAACAGCACTAATGACACTTGGAAGTGTGGCTCATACTCTTGCACTTGCTCAAGATATTCTGGGATGCAAAGATTATAGAAAAATTATTCGTTCTATACGGGCTTTCCGTAGAAACTTTTTTAAGCTCCCAGACCATGGATACAAGTATAGAATGCCTGATTTAATAATAAAATCGTTTGAGGCTCTCATAGATATAGTCAAGCACGTAACAGAGTATATGTTGAGTATGGAATACATATATTATGATGTACATAAAAATATTAAATTACAAGTAAGACCTGATTTAATTATTAACTTTAAAAGCTATAAAAGCACTTATGATATCTATAATGGTAAATTAATTAAAGTATTAGCTATACCAATAATTGCCATTGAACTTCCAAATACATTTTTGATCATTAATTCAGAATACTCTAAATATTGCTCACAAGGTATTCTAAAAGTTTATAGAATTAACTCTTACTACAATTTGCATTTAGATAATGACTTTAAACATGTTATTCAAAAGAGAATGACACTTTTTAATAAGATAATTAAATATATTCCAGAAGATTTTACACAATACATTCCAATAAATTTTTATTCTAAACAAGACCTCTGCAGCAACTCGTACTTTATTAGAACAATATTTAGGACAGTAATTAACGAATTAAAATATTTAGCAAATCAATTTAGATTCAAGAGGTGATAACACAATGAAAATTTCAGCCGTTGTAGTCACGTTCAATCGTAAAAAACTCCTTTTAGAGTGTCTAAATGCTCTCAGAAACCAAACATACCCATTAGATGCTATTTTTATAATAGATGGGCCTTCAACTGACGGAACTCCTGAAGCTCTGTTAGAGTGTGGATACATTAAAGAGCTTCCTCCAAAAAAAGGCAACTGGTCATGGGAAACAAAAAACGTTATTTACAGCCCAATTAACAATAAGCCTATAAAAGTTTATTACGTTAGGCTTTATAAGGATGTAGGAGGTTCAGGTGGGTTCTATGAGGGGGTAAAACGAGCCTATGAAGAAGGATATAATTGGATTTGGTTAATGGACGACGATGCAGAGCCAAGAGAGGATGCGTTGGAGAAATTGATAAGGTATATGAATCTACCGGGAGTTATTGCATTGGCCCCTACAGTAATTCGACCAACTGGGGAGATATCCAAGCCCCACAGAGGTATTTTATGTTTTAAGAAGATTTTTCCGATGATTCAAATTCCTTTGGATGAGTCTAAATACAAAAGTAATCAGCCAGTTCAAATCGACTTTGTATCGTTTGTAGGTCCACTAATAAAACGGGATGCAATTAAAATTGTAGGGTTTCCTAAAAAAGAGTTCTTTATACATCATGACGATGTTGAATATTCTATTCGATTGAGAACCGTTGGAAAAATATATCTAATTCCAGACAGTGTGATAATTCATAAAGAAAATATAAAGAAAACAAGTTTAATCAAAAAGAGATTTCTGGGAAAGACAATATACAGAATACCGTATAACAAGCTTTGGAAAACTTATTACGGGACTAGAAACTTAACATATCTTGGTAGGATATATTCAAAAAGCAAGTTTAAATTCTATTTTAAGTTACTAAAACGATGGGCAGTCTCTGTTGGTGCAATAATTCTATTCGACGATCATAAGATCAAGCGCATTCAGTTTATAACCTCTGCATATCTTGATGGTCTTAGGGGTAAGTTTGATAACGAAAAACCCAAAAGAATACTGTATGGAGGGAAGAAGGAATGAAAATTGGAATCCTTGGTGGCGGTTTGGCAGGGCTTTCCTTAGGATACTTCCTTAACCAAAGGGGTTATGATTTCACAATCCTCGAAAAGAGCTCAGAAACATCCGGATTGTTAAAATCAGTTCAGATTGATGGGTTTACCTTTGACGTGGGTGGCTCTCATATTATCTTCTCAAAGGACCGTGAGATACTCAACTTCATGGTTTCATTGCTTAGAGACAATGTTGTGAAAAACCGCAGGAACACCAAAATCCTTTACAAGGGACACTACGTAAAGTATCCCTTTGAAAATGGCTTGGCTGACCTACCAAAGCAAGACAACTTTGAATGTTTATATCATTTTATCCAAAACCTCATCGCAAAAGAGAAAGGACTATTGAAACCTCCAAGAAACATGAAGGAATGGTTCTATTATATGTTCGGCAGAGGAATTGCAGAAAAATACTTGATACCTTACAACGAGAAGATCTGGAAATATCCCTTAGAGAAAATGAGCACGGTATGGGTCGAGAGAATACCCCAACCACCAGTTGAGGACATAATAAAGTCCTCTCTTGGGATTCCAACTGAGGGCTACGCCCACCAGCTTTACTTCTACTATCCAAAAGTTGGAGGGATACAAAGCTTAGCAAAAGCCTTTGAAGAGCCAATAAAAGACAAAGTAATTACAAACTTTGAAGTCAAGAAGATAAAAAAGGAGGATGGAAAATGGATTGTATCTAATGGAAATAAGGAATTTGGATTCAACAAGATAATTTCTACCATTCCACTGCAAGAGCTGATTAAAGCCCTAGAAGACGTGTCTATGGAAGTTATCGAGGCCGTGAATAATTTGAAGTTCAATTCACTAATAACGGTTGGCATAGGAGTTGATAAGCCCAAGCTTAATGACTTTTCATGGTTGTATATCCCAGACAAGGATGTTTTAACCCATAGGGTTAGCTTTCCTTCGAACTACTCACCTTATGTAGCCCCTCAAGGGAAGTTTTCAGTTCTGGCTGAAATAACTTATAGAGAAGGAGACGAGATCAGCAAAATGAAAGACAAAGAAATTGCAGAGAGGACAGTAGAAGATTTGGATAGACTTGGGATAATTAACAAAGACGATGTAATCTTGACGACTGTGTATAGATTCAAATATGCTTATGTAATCTACGACCTAGAATACAAGAAAAACCTTAAAACGATCTTCGCTTATTTAAAGACCGTAGGAATCGACAGCATCGGCAGGTTTGGGGGCTGGGAGTATGCGAATATGGATGCAGTAGTTAAAACAGTGATGGAATATGTCAAAAACCAGATCGGGAGTAACTGGGCATAAGAGAAATGGAAATCCGGAATTTATCTAAGTTAAGCAGAAATACGGTGAGCTTAATGAAGGTATCAATCCTAACACCTAATTTTTCTTCAAATTGCCTTGGGAGAGCATACTTGCTGGCTCAGCTAATCTCTCAATTTTCCGAAGTTGAAATTGTTGGACCAGCTTTAGCTAAGGATGTTTGGGAACCGTTGTCGAATCAAGCAGATATTCCCTTCAAGGTTATTAATTGGAGCTCAACTGCTTTCATTAAAAAAATATCTTCAGCCGTTAGCGGAGATGTTATTTACGCATCAAAACCGCTGATAAATAGTTTTGGTGTAGCCCTGATTATTCATCAAAAAACAGGAATTCCAGTAATATTAGATATCGATGATTGGGAACTTGGGTTTGTTAAAGATTCTGCAAATTCGGTGTTTAAGTTACCATTCTACGCGTTTCCCCATAGATTTAATGGTTTTCAATCTATTTCTGATGTTTTTTTGTTAGAGAAGACTGCACAATTATTAAGAGAAGAAATCTCAATAACAGTCTCTAATTCTTTTCTTCAAAAAATGTTTGGCGGAACAATAATCTGGCATACAAGAGATGAAAATGTGTTTAACCCTAAAAAATATGATCCTGAGGAGTCTCGAAGAAGTTTTGGAATTCCTGAAGATAAGGTAGTACTAATGTTCTTTGGAACTCCTAGACCTCACAAAGGTCTTGAAGAATTAATTCAGGCAATATACACTACTGAAGAGCTCAGAAACAACCAAGAGCTCACCCTTGTAATTGGAGGCATTGGGAAAGATCTATATTCTCAAAAGATAGCACAACTTGGAAAGAAACTTTTGGGTGATAAGGTAATTTTCATTGGGCACGTTCCCTTTGAGGAAACCCCAAAAGCTGTTGTTGCAAGTGACATATACATAATCCCCCAAAAGAAAACATACGCCTCTTTTGGCCAGCTTCCAGCAAAGCTATTTGATGCAATGGCTATGGCCCGTGCCATAATATCAACTAATGTCTCAGATATTCCAAGAATTTTAGATGGGGTTGGAATAGTGATCTCATCAGAGACATTAGAGAAAAATTTAAGCGAGGAAATACTATATCTTGTTGAAAACCTAGATGAAGCACGAAAATTAGGAACGAAAGCTAGGAGAAGGTTTGTGAAATTATATGGATTTAATCCCATGAGAAAAAAGCTTGAAAGAATACTTAGAACAAAAACTTAGCAAAGTGAAGAGCAAGGGGGTAGTAGGATGAATATGGATTGGGTCGAGAGTCTAAAAAAGAAAATCAAAGATAGGTCTGCAATTATAGGAATTGTCGGTTTGGGATATGTTGGGTTACCTTTAGCAGTTGCTTTTTCAAAAAAGTTCAACGTAATTGGATATGACATCAATACTAAAAAGATAGATAGCCTCAAAAAAAGGAAATCATACATTGAGGACGTTAGAGATGATGAAATAAATCTAAACCGATTACAACCAACAAACGATCCCGAAGACCTTAAAAAGTGTGATTTCATCATTATTACTGTGCCCACACCTCTCAGAGAGGATAAAACTCCGGATTTATCTTATGTGAAAGACGCTGCTAGAACTGTTGGAAGAATTTTGAGAAGAGGCCAGTTTGTTATTTTAGAGAGCACTACATATCCTGGAACTACCGAAGAGGTTTTAATTCCAATTCTAGAAGAGGAAAGTGGGTTAAAGGTAATTGAGGATTTTGGTGTAGCCTATTCCCCCGAGAGAATTGACCCTGGCAATAAAAGGTACAAAATTGAGAATACTCCTAAGGTTGTCGGTGGCTTAACTCCAGAGTTTACAGAACTAGCATCAATGCTCTATGGGAGTGTAATTGAAAAAATTGTTCCAGTAAAAGATTGCAAGACTGCCGAAGCCGTCAAAATGCTCGAAAATGTTTTTAGAAATGTTAACATTGCGTTAGTTAATGAGCTGGCATTAATTTTCGAAAAAATGGGGATAGATATCTGGGAAGTAATTGAGGCTGCAAAAACAAAGCCTTACGGCTTTATGGCGTTTTATCCTGGCCCTGGAGTTGGGGGACATTGTATTCCGGTGGATCCATACTACCTATCATACAGGGCAAAGCAGTTTGGGATAATCCCAAGATTTATCGAAACTGCTGGGGAAATTAATAATTATATGCCTGTACATACAGTAAATTTAGCCGAGACAGGATTAAGAAAAATTGGAAGGAAAATTAGAGGCGCGAAAGTTGCTGTATTGGGCCTAGCATATAAGGCGGATATTAGTGATACTAGAGAATCTCCTGCAATTAAGATCATTGAAGAACTAATTGAAAGAGGGGCGCAAGTTAAGGTTTATGATCCTTATGTAAAATCAGTTAGAACAAAATTTGGAACATTTAGGGTCACTGAGACTCTTGAAGATATTTTAAAATGGAGTGATTGTGTTATCTTTGTTACAGACCATTCACTATTCAAGGAAAAAATGGAAGAGATCCTAAAAATCTTCGGAGAAACATCTACGAAAAAGGTAATTGTAGACAGTAGAAACATCTTCGAAAAAGTTTCCCCGAGCACGTTTTTTAATTCTAAGTTAGAGTACATAAAACTAGGTTTTGGACTAGGAGGCGAATAACAATGGAAAAAGGGTTAGTAAGTGTTGTATTGCCTACATATAACAGAGCGAAAGTTCTACCTCGTGCTATTGAAAGCGTACTAAATCAGACATATACCAATATAGAGCTTATTATTGTTGATGATGGTTCTAGGGATAATACAAAAGAGATAATTAGAGAGTTTCAAAGCCAGGACGAGAGGATAGTATACCTAAGGAATAAGCGGAATTTAGGTGCGAATGCTGCTAGGAATATTGGTATTATGCATTCAACTGGGGAGTTTATAGCATTTATGGATAGTGATGATATGTGGTTGCCTTGGAAACTGGAGCGTCAAATTAAAATTATGTATTCGTCTTTGAATTCGTACCCTATTGTGTACTCAGGATTTATCAGAATATACAAAACGGACAAAAATAAAGTGATATTAAGTTATTATCCCCAAAAATCCCCTCCAGTTTCAGCAGATAGTACCTCAATACATCTCAATCTCTTGACTAATGCAAATTTTATTTCAACGCCAACTGTATTGATTCCTGCATTGTATATTAGGCAGAACAAATTGCTTTTTGATGAAAAGATGCCTCGATTGCAAGACTGGGAATTCTTTCTCCGATTATCAAAGCATTGTAATTGTAACTTTAGGTTTATTCCGGAACCATTAGTTATAGCGTATGTACAACCCGATAGTATCTCCATGAATCATAAAAAGTTCATAAAAGCTTTAAAAATCCTCTACACTAAATATTATTCTAAAGTTAACAATCAAGAAGCTTTAAGTACTTTTTATTTTTTAATGGGATATGCAATGTTTTTGTTGGGCAACATTGATGAAAGCCAGCATTATTTGGCAGTTTCATTAGAATTAAAAAAGAAAAACATCCCAACACTCTTTTTGTGGGCATCTCTTAAGTATCTTTCTCCAGCAGTTGCACATAGGATGAGGGAACTCTACTTCAAGATTTCAAATTATATTGCTAGCAAGCGTTTAAATATAGATTTTTCTAAATACATTAAGGGCATTTGAGGAATATATCTTGTTCCATTCTACTCTTGGGGATAATATTCTTAGGGGATTGTATGGCACTTTATATACAAACTGATGAACTTTAATTGGATGAAAGAGCATATAAGTCCTTATTCCAATAACCGGGCACTTAACGGTTTCAAAGCTTCTCGTCAATAATTCATCGTTTATTTCTTCCGTTTTCATCCCCAAAATAGATAGAACATATGCATAATATTCATCAGAGGAAACACAAGTAATATTGTGTACTTTAGCAAAATTTGTGTATTGCAATTCAGACAATATCAATGAATATCTAAAACTATCCTTTTCATAATAAGACATGCCGTCTATGCTTACATATTGGGGCTCTGTTAGGGTTAAAGTGAAGTAAATTGCAACTGTAATAACTCCCATAAGTTTTATTAACTTAGATTTATGGATTAGTATGTTACTTACCCCAATAGCTACAGGAACAGACAGGAACATCTCTGAAAAATACCACCATCTATGAGCAAGAAGTGCGAAACCTAATAATCTTGGGATGCTACCTAATACTGCATAACTACCTCCAATTAGGATAGTCAACGCTAAAATCTTATCTGACACTATTTCCTTTATACCACGCCTAAATAATAGTATTGCTATACCAATTAATGCAAGAATATGGTAAATTATCACAGGGATAACTCCAATCACTAAATCAAAAAAGTGTATTTTCGTTTTCATTACTGCGTATCCTCTAATTAATTTCGTTGCTATAAGACCAGTCTTCAAAATATCCAATATTTTTGGAGTATGACCTGAAATATAAGTCCACCAAAAATACACAACAACTCCTGATAATATAATCAACATGAATGTCTTTTTACTTGCATCTCTCGAGGATTTTAATATACTCTCATGGATCATCAAAAGCATGAACACAGAACCTAACGCAATAAACATAGCAATTGTTGAAATGCTATGAGTAATACTAAGAGTAAATGAAAAAATCAACAGTAACAAATACACCTTAGGAGATATATCCTCATTGAGAAATTTGAATAAGCTCCAAAATACTAGTGCTAAATAAACCCCTCCAAGACTATTTGGAATTGGATTTCGAAGCATAAATATGAAGTGTTCAGCTGAGATGGTTATTAACACTACAAGG
This Pyrococcus horikoshii OT3 DNA region includes the following protein-coding sequences:
- a CDS encoding protoporphyrinogen/coproporphyrinogen oxidase — its product is MKIGILGGGLAGLSLGYFLNQRGYDFTILEKSSETSGLLKSVQIDGFTFDVGGSHIIFSKDREILNFMVSLLRDNVVKNRRNTKILYKGHYVKYPFENGLADLPKQDNFECLYHFIQNLIAKEKGLLKPPRNMKEWFYYMFGRGIAEKYLIPYNEKIWKYPLEKMSTVWVERIPQPPVEDIIKSSLGIPTEGYAHQLYFYYPKVGGIQSLAKAFEEPIKDKVITNFEVKKIKKEDGKWIVSNGNKEFGFNKIISTIPLQELIKALEDVSMEVIEAVNNLKFNSLITVGIGVDKPKLNDFSWLYIPDKDVLTHRVSFPSNYSPYVAPQGKFSVLAEITYREGDEISKMKDKEIAERTVEDLDRLGIINKDDVILTTVYRFKYAYVIYDLEYKKNLKTIFAYLKTVGIDSIGRFGGWEYANMDAVVKTVMEYVKNQIGSNWA
- a CDS encoding nucleotidyltransferase domain-containing protein gives rise to the protein MTFAIYFSKKYNVYLKNSEEFLPYMNPQFYFYNYDTSLLEKINMLQAKLNYLIQALSNGSYFDIKSVLFNSLNTINISYIRNDLLFIKYLLESIESTEKTENKKEVLYISSVINNICTKKKAHIFEVLFIIKYIYQLLHNYVDLFDLKNRTKIINVKTRAMENLNDLPATVSPILLSLKGYVSNNLKDYIVDFYIHGSISTKDFTKFSDLDTAIILKDDTLLDIDKFARFLKSNFRSIKYCYQFNLLHHHGHYILTERDLQYYNQAVLPAEVFRYSTPLFGNEEIRFNVRDSTFEHFSLVWNVIQYFRRSYVLHFKNINNMYKFRFFVATILFLPVIFLETKGIYVYKKYSFDLAKRYFSTEEWEAVEIASEFWRNWDYKPPFLVRLSSIISLRLMHNYKIFDSFLANYPSKLPSSIQKTISREKFFEKSIIFSEAIADDLYHSFIKLWRWNR
- a CDS encoding flippase, giving the protein MNTVQRIAKNMAVLFLARIVSMLFGFFYVMYTARHLGPANYGILSFALALNGIFGVIANFGLDPLTVREVARDKTLARKYLANGLVLKLLFGTLTFLIVFVVVNLLGYPEITRKVVYIITLSTIIAGLNNLFNDIYQAFERMEFISIGQILQSVCSLIFAIIAIKLGLNVVYFAVIYLIVNSIVLGYHVVITTWKFLKPKIEVDFNFWKSVVREAWPFAVTSIFVSIYYQIDIVMLSYMKGDKIVGWYNAAYRLVLILLIIPQIYFATVYPVMSKFYSISKDSLRSIFERSFKYMMIIGISIGLGITLLADKIILLVYGDEFAPATIALQILVWSEVISFVNIVFANLLNATNNSLLNTKQTLISAILNVILNFILIPKYSYIGAGLATVLTKIVSLIILIKFIKRLDFMPRLKWFDKEDIEIFKTVLGLRR
- a CDS encoding glycosyltransferase family 4 protein, yielding MKVSILTPNFSSNCLGRAYLLAQLISQFSEVEIVGPALAKDVWEPLSNQADIPFKVINWSSTAFIKKISSAVSGDVIYASKPLINSFGVALIIHQKTGIPVILDIDDWELGFVKDSANSVFKLPFYAFPHRFNGFQSISDVFLLEKTAQLLREEISITVSNSFLQKMFGGTIIWHTRDENVFNPKKYDPEESRRSFGIPEDKVVLMFFGTPRPHKGLEELIQAIYTTEELRNNQELTLVIGGIGKDLYSQKIAQLGKKLLGDKVIFIGHVPFEETPKAVVASDIYIIPQKKTYASFGQLPAKLFDAMAMARAIISTNVSDIPRILDGVGIVISSETLEKNLSEEILYLVENLDEARKLGTKARRRFVKLYGFNPMRKKLERILRTKT
- a CDS encoding nucleotidyl transferase AbiEii/AbiGii toxin family protein, encoding MSFSTKEFYLSRPPYIEAKTEMVKSLFINSYPTMFRVYSLEDLLAKKIVALYNRMEGKDIYDVFHTLDMKFEMEKFLKALELNTKFYLIEGDFWDELIRNLSQAKKNALQIGSSTNHFISKSLRPN
- a CDS encoding oligosaccharide flippase family protein; this encodes MSESSQALQRIVRGTGIVFAGTLILMFFGFLSRAIMARYFSVSEYGVFNLALTVLSIVLVVATLGFQNSLPKEVAFYRERKPSRVRELVPIL
- a CDS encoding glycosyltransferase family 2 protein, which encodes MKISAVVVTFNRKKLLLECLNALRNQTYPLDAIFIIDGPSTDGTPEALLECGYIKELPPKKGNWSWETKNVIYSPINNKPIKVYYVRLYKDVGGSGGFYEGVKRAYEEGYNWIWLMDDDAEPREDALEKLIRYMNLPGVIALAPTVIRPTGEISKPHRGILCFKKIFPMIQIPLDESKYKSNQPVQIDFVSFVGPLIKRDAIKIVGFPKKEFFIHHDDVEYSIRLRTVGKIYLIPDSVIIHKENIKKTSLIKKRFLGKTIYRIPYNKLWKTYYGTRNLTYLGRIYSKSKFKFYFKLLKRWAVSVGAIILFDDHKIKRIQFITSAYLDGLRGKFDNEKPKRILYGGKKE